The Halomonas sp. 7T genome contains a region encoding:
- the cobD gene encoding threonine-phosphate decarboxylase CobD: MSNRNNAVNWPAHGGQVTALLQHFGLPAYHAFEDVSANLNPLGPPKWVAAWLAQRFDGLSRYPAPDYRAARQAIAADNGVQPEQVLLTNGGAEAIFMAAALHAGGRALLLAPSFGEYVRACSAHRLNMTEHVLHAPHFVCEVDDLLEKATNADVVFLCRPNNPTGTLMSLDTIKDLLAHTQTTATQVVVDEAFIDLALGVDALTPLMERYPQLILLRSMTKFYTLPGLRLGYVLASESLITTMAAHQPPWSVNHLAAELVAPLLADRAFARQTQQWLASEQPRMTEALKAQGLDVVPSNSCFFLVRPEAAKRIQGMTSARLFERLLRHGVLARHTYSFPGLDGDWLRLALRDGPANNRLLKVLHDCLC, translated from the coding sequence ATGTCCAATAGGAATAACGCTGTTAATTGGCCAGCCCATGGTGGTCAAGTCACAGCGCTACTTCAACACTTTGGGCTGCCCGCCTACCATGCCTTTGAAGATGTTAGCGCTAACCTTAATCCGTTGGGGCCGCCCAAGTGGGTGGCCGCTTGGCTTGCTCAGCGGTTTGATGGTCTAAGCCGCTACCCCGCACCCGATTATCGCGCCGCAAGGCAAGCGATCGCTGCCGATAACGGCGTTCAGCCGGAGCAGGTGCTACTCACCAATGGTGGGGCGGAAGCCATTTTTATGGCCGCTGCGTTGCATGCCGGTGGGCGGGCCTTATTATTAGCTCCCAGTTTCGGGGAATACGTCAGGGCGTGTTCTGCTCACCGCTTGAACATGACCGAGCATGTGTTGCACGCGCCGCATTTTGTCTGCGAGGTTGACGACCTGCTGGAGAAAGCCACAAACGCCGACGTGGTGTTTCTCTGCCGCCCCAACAATCCAACCGGCACGCTGATGTCGTTAGATACGATTAAGGACCTGCTGGCGCATACGCAAACAACCGCTACCCAGGTGGTGGTGGATGAAGCCTTTATCGATTTAGCGCTGGGAGTGGATGCGTTAACACCGCTGATGGAGCGCTACCCTCAGCTTATTCTGCTGCGATCCATGACTAAGTTTTACACCTTGCCGGGGCTACGCTTAGGCTATGTGTTGGCCAGTGAGTCGTTAATCACAACGATGGCTGCCCATCAGCCGCCCTGGAGTGTTAATCACCTTGCTGCTGAGCTAGTCGCTCCGCTGCTGGCAGATAGAGCGTTTGCTCGCCAAACCCAGCAGTGGTTGGCTAGCGAACAGCCACGCATGACCGAAGCACTGAAAGCGCAAGGGCTTGACGTGGTGCCCAGTAACAGCTGCTTTTTTCTGGTGCGGCCTGAGGCTGCAAAGCGCATTCAGGGAATGACCAGCGCGCGACTGTTTGAACGTTTGCTGCGTCACGGAGTGCTGGCGCGTCACACCTATAGTTTTCCAGGCCTGGACGGTGACTGGCTGCGTTTAGCGCTGCGCGATGGGCCTGCTAATAATCGATTGCTAAAGGTGCTGCATGATTGTCTTTGTTAG
- the cbiB gene encoding adenosylcobinamide-phosphate synthase CbiB has product MLTPLLTSTVGLVAIAICIDLIVGDPRSLPHPVVLIGSMISRYEQLWNRGTAQQRRVSGAFLTVMVVGGVWLVSWLFLVVLARLHPGLALIAELWLLSTTLAIKGLGDAARAVAAPLSKGDLPTARQALGMIVGRDTQALDEADITRGAVETVAENTVDGITAPLFFALIGGAPLALAYKAVNTLDSMVGYKNQRYADFGFASAKLDDVANWIPARLTALCLWFAGLLLSVSGVLSLRWRGALQGTCRDAPRHPSPNAGWPEAMVARLLGVQLGGTNFYQGVASHRATLGEPLEPLRLVHITATVRLMHGAWLLFFLLMSVLMSVLMSVLMEVWIWR; this is encoded by the coding sequence GTGCTAACGCCGCTGTTAACTTCAACCGTTGGGCTTGTCGCCATCGCGATTTGCATTGACTTAATAGTGGGCGACCCGCGCTCGTTGCCACACCCGGTGGTGCTCATCGGGAGTATGATTAGCCGTTATGAGCAGTTATGGAATCGCGGCACGGCGCAGCAGCGCAGGGTAAGCGGCGCTTTCTTAACCGTGATGGTGGTCGGCGGCGTGTGGTTGGTTAGCTGGCTGTTTCTCGTCGTGCTCGCCAGGCTTCACCCCGGGTTGGCGTTGATCGCTGAGCTTTGGCTGCTTTCCACGACGCTGGCGATTAAAGGCTTGGGCGATGCGGCCCGCGCGGTGGCAGCACCGCTTAGTAAAGGCGACTTGCCCACCGCACGCCAGGCGCTGGGAATGATTGTCGGGCGCGATACCCAAGCCTTAGATGAGGCAGACATCACCCGTGGCGCAGTGGAAACCGTGGCGGAAAATACCGTGGATGGCATTACCGCGCCGCTGTTTTTTGCGCTGATTGGCGGGGCGCCGCTGGCGCTAGCGTACAAGGCGGTGAATACCCTAGATTCAATGGTAGGCTACAAAAACCAACGCTATGCCGATTTTGGTTTTGCCTCTGCCAAGCTGGATGATGTGGCCAACTGGATTCCCGCGCGGTTAACCGCGCTGTGTCTATGGTTCGCTGGCCTGCTACTGAGTGTTTCGGGCGTTTTATCCCTACGCTGGCGCGGCGCGCTGCAAGGCACCTGCCGCGATGCGCCGCGCCACCCAAGCCCGAATGCTGGTTGGCCGGAAGCCATGGTGGCCCGTTTACTCGGCGTGCAATTAGGTGGCACCAATTTCTATCAAGGCGTGGCTTCCCATCGCGCTACGCTAGGTGAACCCCTTGAGCCGCTGCGCTTAGTTCATATCACGGCCACCGTGCGCTTAATGCACGGCGCTTGGCTGCTGTTTTTCCTGTTGATGAGCGTGTTGATGAGCGTGTTGATGAGTGTGCTGATGGAGGTATGGATATGGAGATGA
- a CDS encoding adenosylcobinamide amidohydrolase: protein MSAVETLPFSQSLSLARSEQCLAITSAMPLRVLSSALVGEGFGRVRHFANFHVDKHYDGHSPNEDLTQWLLAQGLPLASVAMMTAVHLNSACVVSRPLGNLPNGVMALVTAGVGNAVDISVSIQDDPRLALRATPKVGTINTFVFLDAQLTDGALVNACLSVTEAKVQALRQVGVKDPYSGTPATGTSTDSISIAATQRGDTTPYAGSGTPLGRALGQAVYQAMLGSLSLSQKRAPTC from the coding sequence GTGAGCGCGGTGGAAACGCTGCCGTTTAGCCAGTCTTTATCGCTTGCCCGCAGCGAGCAGTGCCTAGCGATCACCTCCGCGATGCCGCTGCGGGTGCTGAGCAGCGCGTTAGTGGGAGAGGGTTTTGGCAGGGTGCGTCATTTTGCGAATTTCCACGTTGATAAGCACTACGATGGCCACTCGCCAAACGAAGACTTAACCCAGTGGTTATTGGCCCAAGGCTTGCCGCTGGCATCGGTAGCCATGATGACCGCCGTGCATTTAAACAGTGCCTGCGTGGTTAGCAGGCCGCTGGGTAATCTACCCAATGGCGTGATGGCGCTGGTTACCGCCGGGGTGGGCAATGCCGTTGATATTAGCGTTTCAATCCAAGACGACCCGCGCTTGGCGCTGCGCGCCACGCCTAAGGTTGGCACCATTAATACGTTTGTCTTTTTAGATGCCCAGCTAACGGACGGCGCGTTAGTGAACGCCTGTTTATCGGTCACGGAGGCCAAAGTGCAGGCGCTTAGGCAGGTAGGCGTCAAAGATCCGTATAGCGGAACGCCTGCCACGGGTACTTCTACTGATAGCATCTCCATTGCGGCAACGCAGCGTGGCGACACCACGCCCTACGCCGGTTCTGGCACCCCTCTTGGGCGAGCACTAGGCCAGGCGGTTTACCAGGCAATGTTGGGTTCGCTGTCGCTTTCACAGAAGAGGGCGCCAACGTGCTAA
- the cobT gene encoding nicotinate-nucleotide--dimethylbenzimidazole phosphoribosyltransferase: protein MVNEPTAEQRLQVLLARISAVDTAAAENTRAYLDTLTKPPGSLGELEALAIQLSAITGMAKPCVSPPHIMVFAADHGVASEGVSAFPQAVTAQMVANFVQGGAAINVFARQIGAEVEIVDVGVASTLTLPGVTLAKVRASTANMVVEDAMHADEALAAIEQGVAAVERAKKAGANCIIVGEMGIANTTASSAMLAAFTGVPVAQVVGAGTGINTAQLANKVAVIERALSARQANADDPLDVLAKLGGLEIAAMTGAYLASAAHRTPAIVDGFIATVAALTACRLCPLVRDYLIFGHRSHEPGHATALEALDAKPLLSLGMRLGEGSGAALAFPLLQAAAAMLSEMASFADAGISNKAAR, encoded by the coding sequence ATGGTTAACGAGCCGACCGCTGAACAGCGGCTTCAAGTGCTACTGGCACGGATCAGTGCAGTGGACACCGCCGCTGCTGAAAATACCCGCGCCTACCTGGATACGCTGACCAAGCCTCCCGGCAGCTTAGGCGAGCTAGAAGCCCTAGCCATTCAGCTTAGCGCCATCACCGGTATGGCGAAGCCTTGCGTCTCCCCCCCGCACATTATGGTGTTTGCCGCTGATCATGGGGTCGCCAGCGAGGGCGTCTCAGCCTTTCCCCAGGCAGTCACCGCCCAGATGGTGGCCAATTTCGTGCAGGGTGGCGCTGCCATTAATGTTTTTGCCCGGCAAATTGGCGCTGAGGTAGAAATCGTCGATGTGGGCGTTGCTTCTACGCTGACGCTGCCTGGCGTTACCCTGGCGAAAGTGCGGGCGAGCACGGCCAACATGGTCGTTGAAGATGCCATGCACGCCGATGAGGCCTTAGCGGCGATTGAACAAGGCGTGGCGGCGGTTGAGCGCGCAAAAAAAGCAGGGGCCAACTGCATTATTGTGGGCGAAATGGGCATTGCCAATACCACTGCCAGCAGTGCCATGCTAGCAGCCTTTACCGGTGTGCCGGTGGCCCAGGTAGTGGGGGCAGGTACTGGAATAAATACCGCTCAGCTAGCGAATAAGGTGGCGGTAATTGAGCGTGCGCTAAGCGCCCGCCAAGCCAACGCCGATGACCCCTTAGACGTACTTGCTAAGCTGGGCGGCCTTGAAATTGCCGCAATGACCGGCGCTTATTTAGCCTCGGCGGCGCATCGTACGCCTGCTATTGTGGATGGCTTTATCGCCACCGTGGCAGCACTCACGGCCTGCCGCCTTTGCCCGTTAGTCCGCGATTACCTGATTTTTGGTCACCGTTCACATGAGCCGGGACACGCCACGGCGCTAGAAGCGCTTGACGCTAAGCCGCTGCTCTCACTGGGTATGCGCCTTGGCGAAGGGAGCGGTGCAGCGCTGGCGTTTCCGCTACTGCAGGCGGCGGCCGCCATGCTCAGCGAAATGGCCTCTTTTGCCGATGCGGGCATTAGCAATAAAGCTGCACGGTGA
- the edd gene encoding phosphogluconate dehydratase yields MPGSTPATLNPTVAEVTQRIRERSAERRALYERRMADQHKRGVHRGELSCGNLAHGFAACSPQEKDSLKLMNSANLGIISSYNDMLSAHQPFETFPQTIKAAANAMGSTAQFAGGVPAMCDGVTQGQPGMELSLFSRDVIAMAAAVGLSHNMFDAAIYLGVCDKIVPGLFISAARFGHLPAMFVPAGPMPSGLPNKEKARIRQLYAEGKVGREELLQAESDSYHSPGTCTFYGTANSNQLMMEVMGLHLPGTSFVNPGTEMREALTRYATEQAIRNTEPGGEYRPFYKQIDERAIVNAVVGLLASGGSTNHTLHLIAMAAAAGITLNWDDFTDLSAVTPSIMKVYPNGQADINHFQAAGGMSYLFRELLGAGLLHGDIPTVFGTDLTAYTQEPFLEDGKVVWREGPEKSLDEDVLRPVATPFAATGGLTVMKGNLGRGVIKVSAVAEEHRVVEAPVKIFEDQNEMKAAFESGDLDRDVIVVVRFQGPKANGMPELHKLTPFLGVLQDRGFKVALVTDGRMSGASGKVPASIHMSPEALDGGPLAKLRDGDVVRLDANTGTLEAKVDAATWADRERVVANLDHYHVGLGRELFSGFRHLAMRGEEGAGSLGGFEADDLARQEGQIFQEDA; encoded by the coding sequence ATGCCTGGTTCAACACCCGCTACACTCAATCCTACGGTTGCCGAGGTTACCCAACGTATTCGTGAGCGCTCTGCCGAGCGACGCGCCCTGTACGAGCGTCGCATGGCCGACCAGCACAAGCGCGGCGTTCACCGCGGTGAGCTCTCTTGCGGTAACTTGGCCCACGGCTTTGCTGCCTGTAGCCCCCAGGAGAAAGACTCCCTGAAGCTGATGAACAGCGCCAACTTAGGGATTATTTCTTCATACAACGACATGCTCTCGGCGCACCAGCCGTTTGAAACGTTTCCGCAAACGATTAAAGCAGCCGCCAACGCCATGGGCTCAACCGCTCAGTTTGCCGGTGGCGTGCCTGCCATGTGCGACGGCGTGACCCAAGGCCAGCCGGGGATGGAGCTTTCGCTGTTCTCCCGCGATGTAATTGCCATGGCAGCTGCGGTGGGGCTTTCACACAACATGTTCGATGCCGCCATTTACCTCGGCGTGTGCGACAAAATCGTACCGGGCCTGTTTATCAGCGCCGCCCGCTTTGGTCACTTGCCGGCCATGTTTGTACCCGCAGGCCCCATGCCCAGCGGCTTGCCCAACAAAGAGAAAGCGCGCATTCGCCAGCTGTATGCCGAAGGTAAAGTGGGCCGTGAGGAGCTGCTGCAGGCAGAGTCCGACTCTTACCATAGCCCCGGCACCTGCACCTTCTACGGCACCGCCAACTCCAACCAGCTGATGATGGAAGTAATGGGCCTGCACCTGCCGGGCACCTCGTTTGTGAACCCAGGCACCGAGATGCGCGAAGCACTGACCCGCTACGCCACCGAACAGGCCATTCGCAACACCGAGCCCGGCGGCGAGTACCGCCCGTTCTACAAGCAGATCGACGAGCGCGCCATTGTGAACGCCGTCGTGGGCCTGTTGGCCTCGGGCGGTTCGACTAACCACACCCTGCACCTGATTGCTATGGCGGCAGCGGCGGGTATAACGCTGAACTGGGACGACTTCACCGACCTTTCAGCGGTAACGCCCAGCATCATGAAGGTCTACCCCAACGGCCAAGCGGATATTAACCACTTCCAGGCAGCGGGCGGCATGAGCTACCTGTTCCGCGAACTGTTGGGCGCAGGCCTGCTCCACGGCGACATACCCACCGTGTTTGGCACCGACCTCACCGCTTACACCCAAGAGCCCTTCCTGGAAGATGGCAAAGTGGTATGGCGCGAAGGCCCCGAGAAGAGCCTGGACGAAGACGTGCTGCGCCCGGTCGCCACGCCCTTCGCTGCCACGGGCGGGCTGACCGTCATGAAAGGCAACCTGGGCCGTGGCGTGATCAAAGTCTCGGCAGTGGCCGAAGAGCATCGGGTAGTCGAAGCGCCGGTGAAGATCTTCGAAGACCAGAACGAGATGAAAGCGGCGTTTGAGTCTGGCGACCTGGACCGCGACGTGATTGTGGTGGTGCGCTTCCAAGGCCCCAAAGCCAACGGCATGCCCGAGCTGCACAAACTCACCCCCTTCCTGGGCGTGCTGCAGGATCGCGGCTTTAAAGTCGCGCTGGTCACCGATGGCCGCATGTCCGGCGCGTCGGGTAAGGTGCCCGCCTCTATCCATATGAGCCCGGAAGCGCTGGACGGCGGCCCGCTGGCCAAGCTGCGCGATGGCGATGTGGTGCGCCTGGATGCCAACACCGGCACCTTGGAAGCCAAAGTGGATGCGGCTACCTGGGCCGACCGCGAGCGTGTGGTGGCAAACCTGGACCACTACCACGTGGGCCTGGGCCGCGAGCTGTTCTCGGGCTTCCGCCACTTGGCGATGCGCGGCGAAGAGGGCGCAGGCTCACTGGGCGGCTTTGAAGCCGACGACCTTGCCCGCCAAGAAGGCCAGATTTTTCAAGAGGACGCCTGA
- the glk gene encoding glucokinase: protein MRPALIGDIGGTNARLALVTPGEVTPHDILNLPCADYPGVIEAIQDYLARVGATGNNAPQEACLAFACPVHAERVKMTNNHWDFMKSDVQQALNLSLFKVINDFTAQALGVPHVGEDNLVEVQPGAAQSHSTRLVIGPGTGLGVAGVFPGQHAWIPLPTEGGHVTFAPTGATERALLDVFLQRHQRVSVERILCGQGLLELYQAHCTLEGQAPRCEAPAEVTQAANQGDAIATATLLRFLKILGDVCGDATLTMGARGGVYLCGGILPRLLEWLPKCELRASFVNKGRMGAYNADIPVWIVTHPWTGLLGAAEALHNEEVF from the coding sequence ATGCGACCGGCATTAATCGGCGATATTGGCGGCACGAATGCTCGCCTGGCGTTGGTCACGCCGGGCGAGGTGACGCCCCACGATATTCTTAATCTTCCCTGCGCCGACTACCCCGGCGTGATTGAAGCGATACAAGACTACCTCGCGCGCGTAGGCGCGACGGGCAATAACGCCCCGCAAGAAGCCTGCTTAGCATTTGCCTGCCCGGTCCACGCCGAGCGGGTAAAAATGACCAACAACCATTGGGACTTTATGAAAAGCGATGTTCAGCAGGCGCTGAATTTATCGCTGTTTAAAGTCATCAATGACTTTACCGCCCAAGCGCTGGGCGTGCCCCACGTGGGCGAAGACAACCTCGTGGAAGTGCAGCCTGGGGCCGCCCAGTCACACTCGACCCGTTTGGTTATTGGCCCCGGTACCGGGCTAGGCGTGGCCGGGGTATTCCCTGGCCAGCACGCCTGGATACCGCTACCCACCGAAGGCGGCCACGTCACCTTTGCCCCCACCGGTGCCACCGAACGCGCACTGTTGGATGTGTTTTTACAGCGCCACCAGCGGGTGAGTGTGGAGCGCATTCTGTGCGGCCAGGGGCTGTTAGAGCTGTACCAAGCCCATTGCACGTTAGAAGGCCAAGCGCCGCGCTGCGAGGCGCCTGCTGAAGTTACCCAAGCGGCTAACCAGGGCGACGCCATTGCCACCGCCACCCTGCTGCGCTTTCTGAAAATTCTCGGTGACGTATGCGGCGATGCGACCCTGACCATGGGCGCACGCGGCGGCGTGTATCTGTGCGGCGGCATTCTGCCCCGCCTGTTAGAGTGGCTGCCCAAGTGCGAACTGCGCGCAAGCTTTGTTAACAAAGGGCGCATGGGGGCTTACAACGCCGATATTCCGGTGTGGATTGTGACCCACCCGTGGACCGGCCTGCTGGGTGCCGCCGAAGCCCTACATAATGAAGAAGTTTTCTGA
- a CDS encoding carbohydrate kinase family protein produces MTPVIAFGEALIDMLSSRLGDDTGPKTFTPYAGGAPANVAVACARLNVPSQFLGMVGDDTFGHFLIRELKSHGVDTQGVVLTKEARTALAFVSRDSSGERTFDFYRPPAADLLYRLEHLPHGVFEQPAIVHLCSNSLTDPEIADTTLAIAAMGKRTGCLVSVDANLRHNLWADGSADVWRVTELIDSAELVKVSLDELDYLRGDHPQDAWIAQRLAAGVKVVVITDGPNRVALKGIGIDQTVTPPNVTAVDTTAGGDAFIGGLLAELSRYGLTENWHQDSEFLASAVDIACRCGAHAVTRPGAYAALPTHADIEALRSAAVTP; encoded by the coding sequence ATGACGCCGGTGATTGCGTTCGGTGAAGCGTTGATTGATATGCTCTCTAGCCGCCTGGGTGATGACACGGGGCCAAAGACCTTTACTCCCTACGCGGGCGGCGCACCGGCCAATGTGGCGGTGGCCTGCGCACGGCTGAACGTGCCTAGCCAGTTTTTGGGCATGGTGGGTGACGATACCTTTGGGCATTTCCTGATCCGCGAGCTGAAAAGCCACGGTGTGGATACTCAAGGGGTCGTGCTTACCAAAGAGGCCCGCACAGCGCTGGCGTTTGTCTCCCGCGACAGCAGCGGCGAGCGCACCTTTGATTTCTACCGCCCACCGGCCGCCGACCTGCTTTACCGCCTGGAGCATCTGCCCCACGGCGTGTTTGAGCAGCCTGCCATTGTGCACCTGTGCAGCAACAGCCTGACCGACCCAGAGATCGCCGACACCACCCTGGCGATTGCCGCCATGGGCAAACGGACGGGCTGCCTGGTGAGCGTGGATGCCAACCTGCGCCACAACCTGTGGGCGGATGGCTCAGCGGATGTGTGGCGGGTGACCGAGCTGATTGATAGCGCGGAGCTGGTGAAAGTCTCTCTTGACGAGCTGGACTACCTGCGCGGCGACCACCCACAAGACGCGTGGATTGCGCAGCGGCTCGCCGCAGGCGTTAAGGTGGTAGTGATTACCGATGGCCCCAATCGCGTTGCGCTCAAAGGCATCGGCATTGACCAAACCGTGACGCCGCCCAACGTAACGGCGGTAGACACCACCGCCGGTGGCGATGCCTTTATTGGCGGCCTGCTGGCGGAGCTTTCCCGCTACGGTCTAACAGAAAACTGGCACCAAGATAGCGAATTTCTCGCCAGCGCCGTGGATATTGCTTGCCGCTGCGGCGCCCATGCGGTGACACGCCCTGGGGCTTATGCCGCGCTTCCCACTCACGCCGATATTGAAGCGCTTCGCAGCGCAGCGGTCACGCCGTAA
- a CDS encoding glycoside hydrolase family 32 protein has translation MTLADFEPKRPEVHFVPPMGWMNDPNGLVFFEGEYHLFYQFHPFSTVWGPMHWGHAVSRDLCHWQHLPIALAPNEEGACFSDSAVVDEHDVTGLFDGQPGLLAFYTGHRVLSDDPEDYQQSQCLAYSRDKGRTWQRYERNPILLPPGFKDFRDLKVVWHSTSQRWVMALACGQEIHFYISHNLLEWQFASAFGEGEGAHTQHPWECPDLFELPVEGAGPDEPETRWVLVVGIGATPDNPFGSFTQYFVGEFDGQRFSNDNAPGTVLMMDEGRDFYAVQSWSNTPGWQLALAWLNNWQYAPQSPEAGWRGTMSLPRELALCATHCGVRLRQRFARETYQDGRVMDTVSPRSALAVGEHCLALPGQAAVRGQLTLSLEARAKVALSLQQGYQQRLILAAGSADIALFYERQGSNSQPAFDEHFACDHAAGSVDGRTVTVEWWCDHGTLEMLVEGASEQRAITQVSFVDHVHQPVTLAVISGQVAIEAGAIQRRPE, from the coding sequence ATGACGTTAGCGGATTTTGAGCCCAAACGCCCCGAGGTCCATTTTGTACCGCCCATGGGCTGGATGAACGACCCCAACGGGCTGGTGTTTTTTGAAGGCGAGTACCATCTGTTTTATCAATTTCACCCGTTCAGCACCGTGTGGGGGCCAATGCACTGGGGGCATGCTGTCAGCCGTGACCTGTGCCACTGGCAGCATTTGCCCATTGCGCTGGCACCCAACGAAGAGGGCGCCTGCTTTTCGGATAGTGCCGTGGTGGATGAGCACGATGTGACGGGGCTGTTTGACGGCCAGCCGGGACTGCTGGCGTTTTACACCGGCCACCGGGTGCTTTCTGATGACCCGGAAGATTACCAGCAGTCTCAGTGCTTGGCTTACAGCCGCGATAAGGGCCGCACTTGGCAGCGCTATGAGCGTAATCCTATTCTGCTGCCGCCAGGGTTTAAGGACTTCCGTGACCTTAAAGTGGTGTGGCACAGCACTAGCCAGCGCTGGGTGATGGCGCTGGCCTGTGGTCAGGAAATTCACTTTTACATCTCCCATAACCTGCTGGAGTGGCAGTTTGCCAGCGCCTTTGGCGAAGGCGAGGGCGCGCATACCCAGCACCCCTGGGAGTGCCCGGATCTGTTTGAGCTGCCGGTAGAGGGCGCTGGCCCGGATGAGCCCGAGACGCGTTGGGTGTTGGTGGTCGGCATTGGCGCAACGCCGGATAACCCGTTTGGCTCGTTTACTCAGTACTTTGTAGGTGAGTTTGACGGCCAGCGCTTCTCCAATGACAACGCCCCCGGCACGGTGCTGATGATGGATGAAGGACGGGATTTTTACGCGGTGCAAAGCTGGTCGAACACGCCTGGTTGGCAGCTGGCGCTGGCGTGGTTGAATAACTGGCAGTACGCCCCGCAATCCCCTGAAGCAGGCTGGCGGGGCACCATGAGCCTACCTCGCGAGCTTGCACTGTGCGCCACTCACTGCGGCGTGCGCCTACGCCAGCGATTCGCCCGTGAAACTTACCAAGATGGCCGTGTGATGGATACGGTTTCGCCACGTTCCGCGCTCGCCGTGGGGGAGCACTGTTTAGCGCTGCCAGGCCAGGCGGCGGTGCGAGGCCAACTAACGCTATCACTCGAAGCCAGGGCAAAGGTGGCGCTATCGCTACAGCAGGGCTACCAACAGCGTTTGATCTTGGCGGCGGGAAGCGCGGACATCGCGCTGTTTTACGAGCGTCAGGGCAGTAATAGTCAGCCTGCGTTTGATGAGCACTTTGCCTGCGACCACGCAGCGGGCAGCGTCGATGGGCGAACGGTCACGGTGGAGTGGTGGTGTGATCACGGAACGTTGGAGATGCTGGTAGAAGGGGCATCCGAGCAGCGGGCCATCACGCAGGTCAGTTTTGTGGACCATGTTCACCAGCCGGTGACGCTGGCAGTGATCAGCGGTCAGGTGGCGATAGAGGCAGGCGCTATCCAGCGCAGGCCGGAGTAA
- a CDS encoding bifunctional 4-hydroxy-2-oxoglutarate aldolase/2-dehydro-3-deoxy-phosphogluconate aldolase — translation MTIDKQLPSTRTAELDSICLKAEVIPVITIERLEDAVPLGRALVEGGLTVLEITLRTDCALEAIKRMKEALPGASIGVGTVLTPAQYRQAEQIGADFVVTPGATEALYRYGVESPVPMLPGVSTISELMTGWQYGYRRFKFFPAESSGGAKALKAFGAPIPEARFCPTGGITVENAETYLSLPNVMCVGGSWLTPKAMIEAEDWDGIRELARQAAERFHH, via the coding sequence ATGACGATCGATAAACAGCTACCCTCAACGCGCACCGCCGAGTTAGACAGTATTTGCTTAAAAGCAGAAGTGATTCCCGTGATTACCATCGAGCGTCTTGAAGACGCCGTACCGCTGGGTCGTGCCCTGGTGGAGGGCGGTCTGACCGTTCTGGAAATCACCCTGCGTACCGACTGCGCCCTGGAAGCCATCAAACGCATGAAAGAAGCGCTGCCCGGCGCCAGCATTGGCGTGGGTACTGTGCTGACGCCCGCGCAATATCGCCAAGCGGAGCAGATCGGCGCTGATTTCGTCGTCACTCCAGGGGCCACTGAAGCGCTTTACCGTTATGGTGTAGAGAGCCCGGTGCCGATGCTGCCAGGCGTTTCTACCATCTCTGAGCTGATGACCGGCTGGCAGTACGGCTACCGCCGCTTCAAATTCTTCCCCGCTGAATCCAGCGGCGGTGCCAAAGCGCTCAAAGCGTTTGGCGCACCGATTCCTGAAGCGCGTTTCTGCCCCACCGGTGGCATTACCGTCGAGAACGCTGAAACTTACCTGTCGTTACCCAACGTGATGTGTGTAGGTGGCTCTTGGCTGACGCCGAAAGCGATGATTGAAGCCGAAGATTGGGACGGCATCCGCGAGCTGGCCCGTCAGGCCGCCGAGCGTTTCCACCACTAA
- the pgl gene encoding 6-phosphogluconolactonase, with translation MSSTRQALAEQLAEAVYQALADDLSHQARALLVVSGGSTPVPFFKALAQKPLEWARVEITLADERWVDEQSSDSNAKLVRDNLLQGPAAAATFVPLTSDAGTPEEGVAAVAEATAGLAWPASVVILGMGGDGHTASLFPDSQELGLALATDEPLVAVRTPSQPQPRITFSADRLHQAKRHILHITGDDKRAVLANAMSGDDVRTLPIRAFLSCPLAIYWAP, from the coding sequence ATGAGCAGCACACGACAAGCGCTCGCTGAGCAGCTAGCAGAAGCCGTCTATCAAGCCCTGGCGGACGACCTTAGCCACCAAGCGCGTGCGCTGCTGGTAGTCTCCGGGGGTTCAACGCCGGTGCCGTTTTTCAAGGCGCTGGCGCAAAAGCCGCTCGAGTGGGCGCGGGTAGAGATTACCTTGGCTGACGAGCGCTGGGTGGATGAGCAGAGCAGCGACAGCAACGCCAAGCTAGTGCGCGACAACCTGCTGCAAGGCCCCGCCGCCGCGGCTACGTTTGTGCCGCTCACCTCTGATGCCGGTACGCCGGAAGAGGGTGTAGCGGCCGTGGCAGAGGCCACTGCAGGGCTTGCTTGGCCCGCAAGCGTTGTCATTTTAGGCATGGGCGGCGATGGACACACGGCTTCGCTGTTCCCAGACAGCCAAGAGCTGGGCCTGGCGCTTGCCACCGATGAGCCGCTGGTCGCCGTGCGCACCCCCAGCCAGCCGCAGCCGCGCATTACGTTTTCGGCGGACCGTCTTCATCAGGCAAAGCGCCATATTCTACATATTACCGGCGATGATAAGCGTGCCGTATTGGCGAACGCCATGAGTGGCGACGATGTTCGCACACTGCCGATCCGCGCCTTTTTATCGTGCCCGCTGGCGATTTACTGGGCGCCTTAA